The proteins below come from a single Agromyces flavus genomic window:
- the paaZ gene encoding phenylacetic acid degradation bifunctional protein PaaZ, with the protein MTEILPSYVRDAWWTPDQAAVASATEVRDASTGELVARVSTEGLDLAAALEHARTIGQRSLGELTFHQRAVLLKQMALVLTERKAELYELSARTGATQRDSWVDIDGGIGVLFTYSSKGRRELPNAKVLVDGPVEPLSKDGSFIGRHVYTRLPGVAVQINAFNFPVWGSLEKFAPAFLAGVPTVVKPATPTGYLTEAYVRILVESGLLPAGSLQLVSGSVPDLFDHLRLGDHVAFTGSASTAERLRAHDSVQTGGVRFSSETDSINASVLGTDATPETPEFDAYVKQLVVEMTSKAGQKCTAIRRAIVPAASVDALVDAVRERLAERVVVGDPRAEGTTMGPLASTGQRDEVLRQVRRLQEAGGELVIGSLEAPEGVDAEGAFVQPMLLKFTDAAAPAVHEVEAFGPVASVIAYDSIDQAVDLVARGGGSLVTSVATHDPEVAIALATGIAPMNGRLLFLDRDDARSSTGHGSPVPHLVHGGPGRAGGSEELGGMRAVKHYMQRTAVQGSPAMLTALTGVWHSGAEARPYLEAGEPHPFRKSLADLRIGDQVASAPRTVTLDDIETFANFTGDTFYAHMDEEAAAANPFFPGRVAHGYLLVSWAAGLFVDAAPGPVLANYGLENLRFITPVSPGDSIRVELTAKEISPRETDEYGEVRWDAVLKNQDDEIVATYDVLTLVAKEPMPAPQPA; encoded by the coding sequence ATGACCGAGATCCTGCCCAGCTACGTGCGCGACGCGTGGTGGACGCCAGACCAGGCCGCCGTGGCCTCCGCGACGGAGGTGCGCGACGCGTCGACCGGCGAGCTCGTCGCGCGCGTCTCGACCGAGGGCCTCGACCTCGCCGCCGCGCTGGAGCACGCTCGCACGATCGGCCAGCGCTCGCTCGGCGAGCTCACCTTCCACCAGCGCGCGGTGCTGCTCAAGCAGATGGCGCTCGTGCTCACCGAGCGCAAGGCCGAGCTCTACGAGCTCTCCGCCCGCACGGGCGCGACCCAGCGCGACTCGTGGGTCGACATCGACGGCGGCATCGGCGTGCTCTTCACGTACTCGTCGAAGGGGCGCCGCGAGCTGCCGAACGCGAAGGTGCTCGTCGACGGCCCGGTCGAGCCGCTGTCGAAGGACGGCTCGTTCATCGGGCGTCACGTCTACACGCGCCTGCCCGGCGTCGCGGTGCAGATCAACGCGTTCAACTTCCCCGTCTGGGGCTCGCTCGAGAAGTTCGCCCCGGCGTTCCTCGCGGGCGTGCCGACCGTGGTGAAGCCGGCCACGCCCACCGGCTACCTCACCGAGGCGTACGTGCGGATCCTCGTCGAGTCGGGCCTGCTGCCCGCGGGCTCGCTGCAGCTCGTGTCGGGCAGCGTGCCCGACCTGTTCGACCACCTGCGACTCGGCGACCACGTCGCATTCACCGGATCGGCCTCGACGGCCGAGCGGCTGCGCGCGCACGATTCGGTGCAGACCGGCGGCGTGCGGTTCTCGAGCGAGACCGACTCGATCAACGCGTCGGTGCTGGGTACGGATGCCACGCCCGAGACGCCGGAGTTCGACGCCTACGTCAAGCAGCTCGTCGTCGAGATGACCTCGAAGGCGGGGCAGAAGTGCACGGCGATCCGCCGCGCCATCGTGCCCGCCGCATCCGTCGACGCGCTCGTCGACGCGGTGCGCGAGCGCCTCGCCGAGCGCGTGGTCGTCGGCGACCCGCGCGCCGAGGGCACCACCATGGGCCCGCTCGCCTCGACGGGGCAGCGCGACGAGGTGCTCCGACAGGTGCGCCGCCTGCAGGAGGCCGGCGGCGAGCTCGTCATCGGCTCGCTCGAGGCGCCCGAGGGCGTCGACGCCGAGGGCGCGTTCGTGCAGCCCATGCTGTTGAAGTTCACGGATGCCGCCGCACCCGCGGTGCACGAGGTGGAGGCGTTCGGCCCCGTGGCATCCGTCATCGCCTACGACTCGATCGACCAGGCCGTCGACCTCGTCGCGCGTGGCGGCGGTTCGCTCGTCACGAGCGTCGCGACGCACGACCCCGAGGTCGCGATCGCGCTCGCCACGGGCATCGCGCCCATGAACGGACGGCTCCTGTTCCTCGATCGCGATGACGCGCGCTCGTCGACCGGACACGGCTCGCCCGTTCCTCACCTCGTGCACGGCGGACCGGGTCGCGCCGGCGGCAGCGAGGAGCTCGGCGGCATGCGTGCCGTCAAGCACTACATGCAGCGCACCGCGGTGCAGGGTTCGCCGGCGATGCTCACGGCGCTCACCGGCGTGTGGCACTCGGGTGCCGAGGCGCGCCCCTACCTGGAGGCCGGCGAGCCGCACCCGTTCCGCAAGTCGCTGGCCGACCTGCGCATCGGCGACCAGGTCGCCTCGGCGCCCCGGACCGTGACGCTCGATGACATCGAGACGTTCGCGAACTTCACCGGCGACACGTTCTACGCGCACATGGACGAGGAGGCGGCGGCCGCGAACCCGTTCTTCCCCGGACGCGTCGCGCACGGCTACCTGCTCGTGTCGTGGGCGGCGGGCCTGTTCGTGGATGCCGCGCCCGGGCCGGTGCTCGCGAACTACGGCCTCGAGAACCTGCGCTTCATCACGCCGGTGTCGCCGGGCGACTCGATCCGCGTCGAGCTCACGGCGAAGGAGATCTCACCGCGCGAGACCGACGAGTACGGCGAGGTGCGCTGGGACGCGGTGCTGAAGAACCAGGACGACGAGATCGTGGCGACCTACGACGTGCTCACGCTCGTGGCGAAGGAGCCCATGCCGGCGCCGCAGCCCGCGTGA
- a CDS encoding SpoIIAA family protein, with amino-acid sequence MIELLQDLPPGVIGFRAVGTVTADDYREVLDPAIDAAVAASGKVDLVLVIDDGFDRYSLGAIMADAAFLGRPLDVWGRAALVTDRDVITGLAVAFGGLVPGEFKVFPLTRKAEAIAWVADASASTPD; translated from the coding sequence ATGATCGAACTGCTGCAGGACCTGCCGCCCGGGGTGATCGGCTTCCGCGCCGTCGGCACAGTGACCGCCGACGACTACCGCGAGGTGCTGGATCCGGCGATCGACGCCGCAGTCGCGGCATCCGGGAAGGTCGACCTGGTGCTCGTCATCGACGACGGGTTCGACCGCTACTCGCTCGGCGCGATCATGGCGGATGCCGCGTTCCTCGGCCGGCCGCTCGACGTGTGGGGGCGCGCGGCGCTCGTGACGGATCGCGACGTGATCACGGGTCTCGCGGTCGCCTTCGGTGGCCTCGTCCCCGGCGAGTTCAAGGTGTTTCCGCTGACGCGGAAGGCGGAGGCGATCGCGTGGGTCGCGGATGCCTCCGCCTCGACGCCGGACTGA
- a CDS encoding DEAD/DEAH box helicase, with translation MPKNKKPAGGRPARNFDPSYAGARKKPGSRSPGHRGYRPEEPASDRAPRWSREERVASGRTPHRSERPGRDRDRDERAPRRDRDDRAPRRFDRDDRAPRRFDRDDRAPRRFEDDRAPRRDRDDRAPRRFDRDDRAPRGDRDDRAPRRFDRDDRAPRRDRDDRAPRRFDRDDRAPRGDRGFDRPGFRDSERRPTSFFPDRDRTERFQPADDVVLERLEAEAIRAEEVDGIGFADLGLGGNIVRALQELGAESPFPIQAATIPVVLEGRDVLGRGRTGSGKTIAFGAPTVERLMRMWAESGKSGGKRQFGRAPRALVLAPTRELALQIDRTVQPIARSVGLFTTQVYGGVPQGRQVGALQRGVDIVIGTPGRVEDLVEQGHLDLSEVAITILDEADHMCDLGFLEPVQRILRHTADGGQKLLFSATLDTGVAALVDEFLVDPAVHEVAGEDQASGTIEHRVFVIDHRDKRDIVARLADRDGRTLVFARTRAFAEDLTEHLEDAGILAVALHGDLNQAKRTRNLQQLTSGRVDVLVATDIAARGIHVDDIDLVIQADAPDEYKTYLHRSGRTGRAGRAGRVVTLIPRHRQRRLAELLGRAEIEAAFEDVRLGDELLADLGPVAVDTVS, from the coding sequence ATGCCCAAGAACAAGAAGCCCGCCGGCGGTCGACCCGCCCGCAACTTCGACCCGTCGTACGCCGGTGCCCGCAAGAAGCCGGGCTCGCGCAGCCCCGGCCACCGCGGCTACCGCCCCGAGGAGCCCGCGTCCGATCGCGCGCCCCGCTGGTCGCGCGAGGAGCGCGTGGCGTCGGGCCGCACGCCGCACCGCTCCGAGCGCCCGGGTCGCGACCGCGACCGCGACGAGCGCGCGCCGCGCCGCGATCGGGACGATCGCGCCCCCCGTCGCTTCGACCGCGACGACCGCGCGCCCCGTCGGTTCGACCGCGACGACCGCGCCCCCCGTCGCTTCGAGGACGACCGCGCGCCGCGTCGTGATCGTGACGACCGCGCCCCGCGTCGATTCGACCGTGACGACCGCGCCCCCCGCGGCGACCGCGACGACCGCGCGCCCCGTCGCTTCGACCGTGACGACCGCGCCCCGCGTCGCGACCGCGACGACCGCGCCCCCCGTCGCTTCGACCGTGACGACCGCGCCCCCCGCGGCGACCGCGGCTTCGACCGCCCGGGCTTCCGCGACTCCGAGCGTCGCCCGACCTCCTTCTTCCCCGACCGCGACCGCACCGAGCGCTTCCAGCCGGCCGACGATGTCGTGCTGGAGCGGCTCGAGGCCGAGGCCATCCGTGCCGAGGAGGTCGACGGCATCGGCTTCGCCGACCTCGGCCTCGGCGGCAACATCGTGCGCGCCCTGCAGGAGCTCGGCGCCGAGTCGCCGTTCCCGATCCAGGCCGCGACGATCCCGGTCGTGCTCGAGGGCCGCGACGTCCTGGGCCGCGGCCGCACCGGATCCGGCAAGACCATCGCGTTCGGCGCCCCCACGGTGGAGCGCCTCATGCGCATGTGGGCCGAGTCCGGCAAGTCGGGCGGCAAGCGGCAGTTCGGCCGCGCCCCTCGCGCACTCGTGCTCGCGCCGACCCGTGAGCTCGCCCTCCAGATCGACCGCACGGTGCAGCCGATCGCGCGCAGCGTCGGCCTCTTCACGACCCAGGTCTACGGCGGCGTGCCCCAGGGCCGCCAGGTGGGCGCCCTCCAGCGCGGCGTCGACATCGTGATCGGCACCCCCGGGCGCGTCGAGGACCTCGTCGAGCAGGGTCACCTCGACCTCAGCGAGGTCGCGATCACGATCCTCGACGAGGCCGACCACATGTGCGACCTCGGCTTCCTCGAGCCGGTGCAGCGGATCCTCCGCCACACCGCCGACGGCGGCCAGAAGCTGCTCTTCTCCGCGACGCTCGACACCGGCGTGGCCGCGCTCGTCGACGAGTTCCTCGTCGACCCGGCCGTGCACGAGGTCGCCGGCGAGGACCAGGCGTCGGGCACGATCGAGCACCGCGTCTTCGTCATCGACCACCGCGACAAGCGCGACATCGTCGCCCGGCTCGCCGACCGGGACGGTCGCACGCTCGTCTTCGCCCGCACGCGCGCCTTCGCCGAGGATCTCACCGAGCACCTCGAGGACGCCGGCATCCTCGCGGTCGCGCTGCATGGCGACCTCAACCAGGCCAAGCGCACGCGCAACCTGCAGCAGCTCACGAGCGGCCGGGTCGACGTGCTGGTGGCGACGGATATCGCGGCGCGCGGCATCCACGTCGACGACATCGACCTCGTGATCCAGGCCGACGCGCCCGACGAGTACAAGACGTACCTGCACCGCTCGGGTCGCACCGGACGCGCCGGGCGCGCCGGCCGGGTCGTGACGCTCATCCCGCGCCACCGTCAGCGCCGGCTCGCCGAACTGCTCGGCCGCGCCGAGATCGAGGCCGCCTTCGAGGACGTGCGACTCGGCGACGAGCTGCTCGCCGACCTCGGCCCGGTCGCCGTCGACACGGTCTCCTGA
- a CDS encoding enoyl-CoA hydratase/isomerase family protein translates to MNSPDVAVSPDVPSPLLVERRDDRVVATLNRPDKRNAIDQATIDALHALCAELEAEPRTLVITGAGGVFASGADIAQLRERRAADALAGINANAFVRVNELPMPVIAAIDGWALGGGAELAFAADIRIGTPDAKFGNPETGLGIIPAAGATWRLKEIVGESRASELLLTGRIVDAAEALSIGLVTAVHPAADLLAEAHALADRIARNDRDATIATKRVLRAPRVDHPRVDLESQAVLFESPEKHRRMTEFLERRAKRSAE, encoded by the coding sequence ATGAACTCGCCGGATGTCGCGGTGTCACCGGATGTGCCCTCGCCGCTGCTCGTCGAACGCCGCGACGATCGGGTCGTCGCGACCCTGAACCGTCCCGACAAGCGCAACGCGATCGACCAGGCCACGATCGACGCGCTGCACGCGCTGTGCGCCGAGCTCGAGGCCGAGCCGCGCACCCTGGTCATCACCGGCGCGGGCGGGGTGTTCGCATCCGGCGCCGACATCGCGCAGCTCCGCGAGCGCCGTGCGGCCGACGCGCTCGCGGGCATCAACGCGAACGCGTTCGTGCGCGTCAACGAGCTGCCCATGCCCGTGATCGCGGCGATCGACGGGTGGGCGCTGGGCGGCGGCGCCGAGCTCGCGTTCGCCGCCGACATCCGCATCGGCACGCCCGACGCGAAGTTCGGCAACCCCGAGACGGGCCTCGGGATCATCCCGGCGGCGGGCGCGACGTGGCGGCTGAAGGAGATCGTGGGCGAGTCTCGGGCGTCCGAGCTGCTGCTCACCGGGCGGATCGTCGACGCCGCGGAGGCGCTCTCGATCGGGCTCGTGACCGCGGTGCATCCCGCCGCCGACCTGCTGGCCGAGGCGCACGCGCTCGCCGACCGCATCGCGCGCAACGACCGCGACGCGACGATCGCGACCAAGCGCGTGCTGCGCGCACCGCGCGTCGACCACCCGCGCGTCGACCTCGAGTCGCAGGCCGTGCTGTTCGAGAGTCCCGAGAAGCACCGCCGCATGACCGAGTTCCTGGAACGCCGAGCGAAGAGGAGTGCCGAGTGA
- a CDS encoding GNAT family N-acetyltransferase produces MTTPPSISVETPRAAGIERLLDAGSADARSLYPADPVGLLDASQLEAPGTLVYVARDHDGEALGVAAIVDGDGLDADRGELRRMYVDPVARGRGIASALIERIETDAAARGLREIVLEAGRLHHPALALYAKHGYRRVERFGRYVNEPTSVCMAKSLVGFTGVIDDDPFDLPLAVGE; encoded by the coding sequence GTGACCACACCGCCGTCGATCTCCGTCGAGACGCCTCGCGCGGCCGGCATCGAGCGCCTGCTCGACGCCGGCAGTGCCGACGCGCGCTCGCTCTACCCGGCGGATCCCGTGGGGCTCCTCGACGCCTCCCAGCTCGAGGCGCCCGGCACGCTGGTCTACGTCGCCCGCGATCACGACGGCGAGGCGCTCGGCGTCGCGGCCATCGTCGACGGCGACGGACTCGATGCCGACCGCGGCGAGCTCAGGCGCATGTACGTCGACCCGGTCGCGCGCGGCCGGGGCATCGCGAGCGCGCTCATCGAGCGCATCGAGACGGATGCCGCAGCTCGCGGACTCCGCGAGATCGTGCTCGAGGCGGGTCGTCTTCATCATCCGGCGCTGGCGCTCTACGCCAAGCACGGCTACCGGCGGGTGGAGCGGTTCGGCCGGTACGTGAACGAGCCGACGAGCGTGTGCATGGCGAAGTCGCTCGTAGGATTCACCGGCGTCATCGACGACGACCCGTTCGACCTGCCGCTCGCGGTCGGCGAGTAG
- a CDS encoding thiolase family protein: MAEAYLVGGVRTPVGRYGGALAGVRPDDLASLVVGEAIRRARIDEEAIEAGAVDEVILGAANQAGEDNRNVARMSVLLAGLPDSVPGITVNRLCASGMSAIIMAAQAIRAGDADLIIAGGVESMTRAPWVQAKPEKPWAKPGEAYDTSIGWRFPNPELLAREKATFSMPETAEEVARVDGISREDADAFALRSQQRAAAAIDAGRFEAEIVGVPTAKGKVLVDEGPRRDTSLEVLSGLRPVVRGGSVVTAGNSSSLNDGASAIVVASASAVERYGLTPRARVVVGASAGLAPEIMGLGPVPATEKALERSGIDLDDIGSVELNEAFATQSLASMRRLGLDPERVNADGGAIALGHPLGSSGCRLVVTLLGRMEREDSRYGLATMCVGVGQGTALIVEGMR; the protein is encoded by the coding sequence ATGGCCGAGGCCTACCTCGTCGGCGGAGTGCGGACGCCAGTCGGACGATACGGCGGGGCGCTCGCGGGTGTCCGACCCGACGACCTCGCGAGCCTCGTGGTCGGCGAGGCGATCCGGCGCGCGCGCATCGACGAGGAGGCGATCGAGGCCGGCGCGGTCGACGAGGTCATCCTCGGTGCCGCGAACCAGGCCGGCGAAGACAATCGGAACGTCGCGCGCATGTCGGTGCTGCTCGCCGGCCTGCCCGATTCGGTGCCGGGCATCACGGTCAACCGGCTGTGCGCCTCGGGCATGTCGGCGATCATCATGGCCGCCCAGGCGATCCGGGCCGGCGACGCCGACCTCATCATCGCGGGCGGCGTCGAGTCGATGACGCGGGCGCCCTGGGTGCAGGCCAAGCCCGAGAAGCCGTGGGCCAAGCCCGGCGAGGCCTACGACACCTCGATCGGCTGGCGCTTCCCCAATCCCGAACTGCTCGCACGCGAGAAGGCCACGTTCTCGATGCCCGAGACCGCGGAGGAGGTCGCGCGCGTCGACGGCATCTCGCGCGAGGACGCCGACGCATTCGCGCTGCGCTCGCAGCAGCGCGCGGCCGCGGCCATCGACGCCGGCCGCTTCGAGGCTGAGATCGTGGGCGTCCCGACGGCCAAGGGGAAGGTGCTGGTCGACGAAGGCCCGCGGCGGGACACGTCGCTCGAGGTGCTTTCGGGGCTCCGTCCGGTCGTGCGGGGCGGCTCGGTGGTGACCGCCGGCAACTCGAGCTCGCTCAACGACGGCGCGAGCGCGATCGTCGTCGCGAGCGCGTCGGCCGTCGAGCGCTACGGGCTCACGCCGCGCGCCCGCGTGGTGGTCGGCGCGTCGGCGGGTCTCGCGCCCGAGATCATGGGCCTCGGCCCGGTGCCCGCGACCGAGAAGGCGCTCGAGCGCTCGGGCATCGATCTCGACGACATCGGGTCGGTCGAGCTCAACGAGGCGTTCGCCACGCAGTCGCTCGCGAGCATGCGGCGGCTCGGCCTCGACCCCGAGCGCGTCAACGCCGACGGCGGGGCGATCGCCCTGGGCCATCCGCTCGGCTCGTCGGGCTGCCGGCTCGTCGTGACGCTGCTCGGGCGCATGGAGCGCGAGGACTCGCGCTACGGCCTCGCGACCATGTGCGTCGGCGTCGGCCAGGGCACCGCGCTGATCGTCGAGGGCATGCGATGA
- a CDS encoding 3-hydroxyacyl-CoA dehydrogenase family protein, which yields MGAGIAHAFLLAGSHVTVVERDDDAAEGARGRVLDSVAASVARGSTEETADAIGTRFTVATATDAFADADLVIEAVPEDLGLKLDALTRVEAVLGADAALASNTSSISIDGLAGRLDRPERFLGLHFFNPVPASALVEVVRGAQTDGALVEQARGWVSAIAKTPIVVHDAPGFASSRLGVAIGLEAIRMLEEGVASAEDIDAAMTLGYKHPVGPLKLTDLVGLDVRLGIAEYLAGELGDRFEPPALLRRMVAEGKLGRKTGEGFYLWDAQ from the coding sequence ATGGGCGCCGGCATCGCCCACGCGTTCCTGCTCGCGGGCTCGCACGTGACCGTCGTCGAGCGTGACGACGACGCGGCCGAAGGGGCGCGCGGTCGCGTGCTCGACTCGGTCGCGGCATCCGTCGCCCGTGGCAGCACCGAGGAGACGGCCGACGCGATCGGCACCCGCTTCACCGTGGCGACCGCCACCGATGCCTTCGCCGACGCCGACCTCGTGATCGAGGCGGTACCGGAAGACCTCGGGCTGAAGCTCGACGCGCTCACCCGCGTCGAAGCGGTGCTGGGGGCGGATGCCGCGCTCGCGTCGAACACGTCGTCGATCTCGATCGACGGGCTCGCGGGCCGGCTCGACCGTCCGGAGCGGTTCCTCGGCCTGCACTTCTTCAACCCCGTGCCCGCCTCGGCCCTCGTCGAGGTCGTGCGCGGCGCGCAGACCGACGGCGCGCTCGTCGAGCAGGCGCGCGGGTGGGTCAGCGCGATCGCGAAGACCCCGATCGTGGTGCACGACGCCCCGGGCTTCGCGTCGAGCCGACTCGGCGTGGCGATCGGGCTCGAGGCGATCCGGATGCTCGAGGAGGGCGTGGCGTCCGCCGAGGACATCGACGCCGCCATGACGCTCGGCTACAAGCACCCGGTGGGCCCGCTCAAGCTCACCGACCTCGTCGGACTCGACGTGCGGCTCGGCATCGCCGAGTACCTCGCGGGCGAGCTCGGCGACCGATTCGAACCGCCCGCCCTGCTGCGCCGCATGGTCGCGGAGGGCAAGCTCGGCCGCAAGACCGGCGAGGGCTTCTACCTGTGGGACGCGCAGTGA
- a CDS encoding alpha/beta hydrolase, with product MTPTRLSGGRGGRHRRSARIALAVLAALGVVAAVSAFHQPVRELDPTAEQASSEVAGTEVIGIRTFEAPAGLRIHADLEYGVADDGTLLTLDVCRPAVGDAMDVAMPTVVSVHGGSWARGDKANSDWRNVCLWLASEGFVAASVNYRLVPEARFPAQVDDVAAAVAWLREPDQVERFGIDPARIAAFGGSAGGHLASLLGTVGEGPLDAGSRVAAVVELSGPVGLGAAELDADGASDWLRGIVGEFLGCVPGTADVDCPQAIEASATAHVDPSDPPFFIGHAAAEVVPLAQSERLAATLRASAVPVEVALVPGDAHSIGILEAPLRERVAAFLHARLG from the coding sequence GTGACCCCCACCCGACTCTCCGGCGGTCGCGGAGGCCGGCATCGCCGGTCGGCCCGGATCGCCCTTGCCGTCCTCGCGGCGCTCGGCGTCGTCGCCGCCGTCTCGGCGTTCCACCAGCCGGTGCGCGAGCTCGACCCGACGGCCGAGCAGGCCTCGAGCGAGGTCGCCGGCACCGAGGTCATCGGCATCCGCACGTTCGAGGCCCCGGCGGGCCTGCGCATCCACGCCGACCTCGAGTACGGCGTGGCCGACGACGGCACGCTGCTCACGCTCGACGTCTGCCGACCGGCCGTCGGCGACGCGATGGACGTCGCGATGCCGACCGTCGTGTCCGTCCACGGCGGCAGCTGGGCCCGCGGCGACAAGGCGAACTCGGACTGGCGGAACGTGTGCCTGTGGCTCGCGAGCGAGGGCTTCGTCGCGGCATCCGTCAACTACCGCCTCGTCCCCGAGGCGAGGTTCCCCGCACAGGTCGACGACGTCGCGGCGGCCGTGGCGTGGCTGCGCGAGCCCGACCAGGTCGAGCGGTTCGGCATCGATCCGGCGCGGATCGCGGCGTTCGGCGGCTCCGCGGGCGGACACCTCGCGTCACTGCTCGGCACGGTCGGCGAGGGCCCGCTCGACGCCGGCTCGCGCGTGGCCGCCGTGGTCGAGCTGTCGGGTCCGGTCGGCCTCGGCGCGGCCGAGCTCGACGCCGATGGCGCGTCCGACTGGCTGCGCGGGATCGTCGGCGAGTTCCTGGGCTGCGTGCCCGGTACGGCCGACGTCGATTGCCCGCAGGCGATCGAAGCGTCCGCGACGGCGCATGTCGACCCGAGCGACCCCCCGTTCTTCATCGGACACGCCGCGGCCGAGGTGGTGCCGCTCGCCCAGTCCGAGCGCCTGGCGGCGACGCTTCGCGCCTCCGCCGTGCCCGTCGAGGTCGCGCTCGTGCCGGGCGACGCGCACTCGATCGGCATCCTCGAGGCCCCGCTGCGCGAGCGGGTCGCCGCCTTCCTGCACGCCCGGCTGGGCTGA
- a CDS encoding RecQ family ATP-dependent DNA helicase: protein MSSTSASVTSADTRTEALAALRELVGRDDADFHDGQYEAIEALVDGRRRALVVQRTGWGKSAVYFVATLLLRRRGAGPTVLVSPLLSLMRDQIAAAERAGVHAAAINSTNPHEWADVQQRLADDAVDVLLVSPERLNNPAFREQQQPALRGRIGMLVVDEAHCISDWGHDFRPDYRRLRELIADIPAAVPVLATTATANSRVVADVAEQLGHGDDVVTIRGPLARTSLRLGVLRLPDAPTRLAWLLSHLDDLPGSGIIYALTVSAANDTARLLRERGHEVRAYTGQTDPDEREESEALLKRNEVKALVATSALGMGFDKPDLGFVLHLGAPSSPVAYYQQVGRAGRATDSADVLLLPGPEDPAIWHYFATASMPDEDRARRVIAELSDVPLSTPALEARVDIRRTPLELLLKVLDVDGAVRRVQGGWVATGEPWSYDAERYARIAAAREAEQQHMIDYETTDGCRMEYLQRTLDDDTARPCGRCDNCAGAWYDLGLADGAAEAAAGALDRVGVPIEPRRAWPTGADRLGVPVKGRIPSGEQAAEGRALSRLTDLGWGGTLRELFATGTPDAPIPPQLLAACVRVLAEWGWAERPVAVVSVPSRSRPQLVDSLARGLAEVGRLPYLGALAPVDGGPTGAPGGNSAFRLAGVWSRFSADGLDVPAGGVLLIDDQADSRWTLSVAARTLRQAGATEVLPFVLAVRG from the coding sequence ATGTCCTCGACCTCCGCGTCCGTCACGTCCGCCGACACGCGCACCGAGGCGCTCGCCGCCCTGCGCGAGCTCGTCGGGCGCGACGACGCCGATTTCCACGACGGCCAGTACGAGGCGATCGAGGCGCTCGTGGATGGCCGGCGGCGGGCGCTCGTCGTGCAGCGCACCGGCTGGGGGAAGTCGGCCGTGTACTTCGTCGCGACGCTCCTCCTGCGACGTCGAGGGGCCGGACCGACGGTGCTCGTCTCGCCCCTCCTGTCGCTCATGCGCGACCAGATCGCGGCCGCCGAGCGCGCCGGGGTGCATGCCGCAGCCATCAACTCCACCAATCCGCACGAATGGGCCGACGTGCAGCAGCGTCTCGCCGACGACGCCGTCGACGTGCTGCTCGTCTCGCCCGAGCGGCTGAACAACCCGGCGTTCCGCGAGCAGCAGCAGCCCGCGCTCAGAGGCCGGATCGGCATGCTGGTCGTCGACGAGGCGCACTGCATCAGCGACTGGGGCCACGACTTCCGGCCCGACTACCGGCGGCTGCGCGAGCTCATCGCCGACATCCCTGCGGCGGTGCCCGTGCTCGCGACCACGGCGACCGCGAACAGCCGGGTGGTCGCCGACGTCGCGGAACAGCTCGGCCACGGCGACGACGTGGTGACGATCCGCGGGCCGCTGGCTCGCACGTCGCTCCGCCTCGGCGTGCTGCGCCTCCCCGACGCCCCGACGCGCCTCGCATGGCTGCTCAGCCACCTCGACGACCTGCCGGGCTCGGGCATCATCTACGCGCTCACCGTCTCGGCAGCGAACGACACCGCACGGCTGCTGCGCGAACGCGGGCACGAGGTGCGCGCCTACACGGGCCAGACCGACCCCGACGAACGCGAGGAGTCCGAGGCGCTGCTGAAGCGCAACGAGGTCAAGGCGCTCGTCGCGACGAGCGCGCTCGGCATGGGATTCGACAAGCCCGACCTCGGATTCGTGCTGCACCTCGGCGCGCCCTCGTCGCCGGTCGCGTACTACCAGCAGGTGGGCCGCGCAGGTCGTGCGACCGACAGCGCCGACGTGCTGCTGCTGCCCGGACCCGAGGACCCCGCGATCTGGCACTACTTCGCGACCGCGTCGATGCCCGACGAGGATCGCGCCCGGCGGGTCATCGCCGAGCTCTCCGACGTCCCGCTCTCGACGCCGGCCCTCGAAGCGCGCGTCGACATCAGGCGCACCCCGCTCGAGCTCCTGCTCAAGGTGCTCGATGTCGACGGGGCCGTCCGCCGCGTGCAGGGCGGCTGGGTCGCGACCGGCGAGCCGTGGTCGTACGACGCCGAACGCTACGCCCGGATCGCGGCCGCACGCGAGGCCGAGCAGCAGCACATGATCGACTACGAGACGACCGACGGATGCCGCATGGAATACCTCCAGCGCACACTCGACGACGACACGGCGCGGCCCTGTGGCCGCTGCGACAACTGCGCGGGTGCATGGTACGACCTCGGCCTGGCCGACGGCGCGGCCGAGGCGGCCGCCGGGGCGCTCGACCGCGTGGGCGTGCCGATCGAGCCGCGGCGCGCGTGGCCGACCGGCGCCGACCGGCTCGGCGTGCCGGTCAAGGGCCGCATCCCGTCGGGCGAGCAGGCCGCCGAGGGCCGCGCGCTCTCGCGGCTCACCGACCTCGGCTGGGGCGGAACGCTGCGCGAGCTCTTCGCCACGGGCACGCCCGACGCACCGATCCCGCCCCAGCTCCTCGCGGCGTGCGTCCGCGTGCTCGCCGAGTGGGGGTGGGCCGAGCGACCCGTGGCGGTCGTCTCGGTGCCGTCGCGCTCGCGACCGCAGCTCGTCGACTCGCTCGCGCGCGGCCTGGCCGAGGTGGGCCGCCTGCCCTACCTCGGCGCCCTCGCGCCCGTCGACGGCGGCCCGACGGGCGCGCCCGGCGGCAACAGCGCTTTCCGACTCGCGGGCGTCTGGAGCCGGTTCAGCGCCGATGGCCTCGATGTCCCCGCCGGCGGGGTGCTGCTCATCGACGACCAGGCCGACAGCCGGTGGACCCTCAGCGTCGCCGCGCGCACCCTCCGCCAGGCGGGCGCGACCGAGGTGCTCCCGTTCGTCCTCGCGGTCCGGGGGTGA